In the Rhizobium sp. CB3090 genome, one interval contains:
- the uvrA gene encoding excinuclease ABC subunit UvrA, producing MSELKTISIRGAREHNLKGIDLDLPRNKLIVMTGLSGSGKSSLAFDTIYAEGQRRYVESLSAYARQFLEMMQKPDVDQIDGLSPAISIEQKTTSRNPRSTVGTVTEIYDYMRLLFARVGVPYSPATGLPIESQTVSQMVDRVLAFGEGTRLYILAPLVRGRKGEYKKELAELMKKGFQRVKVDGQFYEIADVPALDKKYKHDIDVVVDRIVVRPDVSARLADSFETSLRLADGLAIAEFADKPLPPEETAAGGSANKSLNETHERVLFSEKFACPVSGFTIPEIEPRLFSFNNPFGACPSCDGLGSLQKIDPALIVPEPERTLRDGAIAPWAKSTSPYYNQTLEALGKHYGFKLGSRWSDLSDQAKDVILNGTEDKIEFHYADGARSYTTHKNFEGIVPNLERRWKETDSAWAREEIERFMSAAPCPACNGYRLKPEALAVKINKLHISQVAEMSIRVARDWFNVLPETFTDKQNEIAVRILKEIRDRLRFLNDVGLEYLSLSRNSGTLSGGESQRIRLASQIGSGLTGVLYVLDEPSIGLHQRDNARLLETLKHLRDIGNTVIVVEHDEDAILTADDVVDIGPAAGVHGGEVVAHGTPQDIMANPKSLTGKYLSGELGVPVPDERRKVKKGKEIKVIGARGNNLKNVTASIPLGVFTAVTGVSGGGKSTFLVETLYKSAARRVMGAREIPADHDRIDGFEHIDKVIDIDQSPIGRTPRSNPATYTGAFTPIRDWFAGLPEAKARGYQPGRFSFNVKGGRCEACQGDGVIKIEMHFLPDVYVTCDVCHGKRYNRETLDVTFKTKSIADVLDMTVEEGVDFFAAVPAVRDKLQSLKDVGLGYIKVGQQANTLSGGEAQRVKLAKELSKRSTGRTLYILDEPTTGLHFHDVAKLLEMLHELVNQGNSVVVIEHNLEVIKTADWILDFGPEGGDGGGEIVAAGTPETIVKEKRSYTGQFLKDLLERRPVKKVVAAE from the coding sequence ATGAGCGAACTGAAGACTATTTCCATACGTGGCGCGCGCGAGCACAATCTCAAGGGGATCGATCTCGATCTTCCGCGCAACAAGCTGATCGTCATGACCGGCCTTTCCGGCTCGGGCAAATCCTCGCTCGCCTTCGACACGATCTATGCCGAAGGTCAGCGCCGCTATGTCGAGAGCCTGTCGGCCTATGCGCGGCAGTTCCTGGAGATGATGCAGAAGCCGGATGTCGATCAGATCGACGGCCTGTCGCCGGCGATTTCGATCGAGCAGAAGACCACGTCGCGCAACCCACGCTCGACGGTCGGCACCGTTACCGAAATCTACGACTATATGCGTCTTCTGTTCGCCCGCGTCGGCGTGCCCTATTCGCCGGCCACAGGTCTGCCGATCGAGAGCCAAACCGTCAGCCAGATGGTCGACCGCGTGCTCGCCTTTGGGGAAGGCACAAGGCTTTATATCCTGGCGCCGCTCGTGCGCGGCCGTAAGGGCGAATACAAGAAGGAATTGGCGGAGCTCATGAAAAAGGGCTTCCAGCGCGTCAAGGTCGACGGTCAGTTCTACGAGATCGCCGATGTGCCGGCGCTCGATAAGAAATACAAGCACGATATTGACGTGGTGGTCGACCGTATCGTTGTCAGGCCCGACGTATCGGCGCGCTTGGCGGACAGCTTCGAAACCTCGTTGCGCCTTGCCGACGGCCTTGCCATTGCGGAATTCGCCGACAAGCCTTTGCCGCCGGAAGAAACCGCGGCCGGCGGCTCCGCCAACAAATCCCTGAACGAGACGCATGAACGCGTGCTGTTTTCGGAAAAATTCGCCTGCCCCGTTTCCGGCTTCACCATTCCGGAAATCGAGCCGCGGCTCTTCTCGTTCAACAATCCCTTCGGCGCCTGCCCGTCCTGCGACGGGCTTGGTTCATTGCAAAAGATCGACCCGGCGCTGATCGTCCCGGAGCCGGAGCGCACGCTGCGCGACGGCGCAATCGCGCCATGGGCCAAATCGACATCGCCCTATTACAATCAGACACTGGAAGCGCTCGGCAAGCACTACGGCTTCAAGCTCGGCAGCCGCTGGAGCGACCTATCCGACCAGGCAAAAGACGTCATCCTGAACGGGACTGAGGACAAGATCGAGTTTCATTACGCCGATGGCGCCCGTTCCTATACGACGCATAAGAATTTCGAAGGCATCGTGCCGAACCTTGAACGCCGCTGGAAGGAAACGGATTCCGCCTGGGCGCGCGAGGAGATCGAGCGTTTCATGTCGGCGGCTCCCTGCCCGGCCTGCAACGGCTATCGCCTCAAGCCGGAAGCGCTGGCGGTGAAGATCAACAAGCTGCACATCAGCCAGGTCGCGGAGATGTCGATCCGGGTTGCCCGCGACTGGTTCAACGTGCTGCCGGAAACATTCACCGACAAGCAGAACGAGATCGCCGTGCGCATCCTCAAGGAAATCCGCGACCGCCTGCGTTTCCTAAACGATGTCGGCCTCGAATATCTAAGCCTGTCGCGCAATTCCGGCACGCTGTCGGGCGGAGAAAGCCAGCGTATTCGCCTGGCCTCGCAGATCGGCTCCGGCCTGACGGGCGTGCTCTATGTTCTCGACGAACCGTCGATCGGCCTGCATCAACGCGACAATGCCCGTCTGCTGGAAACGCTGAAGCATTTGCGCGACATCGGCAATACGGTCATCGTCGTCGAACACGACGAGGATGCGATCCTGACGGCGGATGATGTCGTCGATATCGGTCCTGCGGCCGGCGTGCATGGCGGCGAGGTGGTGGCGCATGGCACGCCGCAGGACATCATGGCCAACCCGAAATCGCTGACCGGGAAATATCTTTCCGGCGAGCTCGGCGTGCCGGTTCCCGATGAGCGCCGCAAGGTCAAGAAAGGCAAGGAGATCAAGGTTATCGGCGCGAGAGGCAACAACCTCAAGAATGTCACGGCCTCGATCCCGCTCGGTGTCTTTACCGCGGTTACCGGTGTTTCGGGCGGCGGCAAGTCCACCTTCCTGGTCGAGACGCTCTACAAGTCTGCCGCCCGCCGCGTCATGGGCGCGCGCGAAATCCCGGCCGACCACGATCGCATCGACGGCTTCGAACATATCGACAAGGTGATCGATATCGACCAGTCGCCGATCGGCCGCACGCCGCGTTCGAATCCTGCGACCTACACCGGCGCCTTCACGCCGATCCGCGATTGGTTTGCCGGTCTTCCGGAAGCCAAGGCGCGCGGCTATCAGCCGGGCCGCTTCTCCTTCAACGTCAAGGGCGGCCGCTGCGAAGCCTGCCAGGGCGACGGCGTCATCAAGATCGAAATGCACTTCCTGCCCGACGTCTACGTCACCTGCGATGTCTGCCACGGCAAGCGCTACAACAGGGAGACCCTGGACGTCACTTTCAAGACCAAGTCGATCGCCGATGTGCTGGATATGACGGTCGAAGAGGGCGTCGATTTCTTTGCTGCCGTTCCCGCCGTGCGCGACAAGCTGCAATCCCTGAAAGATGTCGGTCTCGGCTATATCAAGGTCGGTCAGCAGGCCAATACGCTGTCGGGTGGCGAGGCGCAGCGCGTCAAGCTAGCCAAGGAATTATCGAAGCGTTCGACCGGGCGCACGCTCTATATCCTCGACGAACCGACCACCGGCCTGCATTTCCATGATGTCGCAAAACTCCTGGAGATGCTGCACGAGCTGGTCAATCAGGGCAATTCGGTTGTCGTCATCGAGCACAATCTCGAGGTCATCAAGACGGCCGACTGGATCCTCGACTTCGGTCCCGAAGGCGGCGACGGCGGCGGCGAGATCGTCGCCGCGGGCACGCCGGAGACGATCGTCAAGGAGAAGCGGTCCTATACCGGTCAGTTTTTGAAGGACCTGCTGGAGCGGCGGCCGGTGAAGAAAGTCGTCGCGGCGGAGTGA
- a CDS encoding NAD(P)H-hydrate dehydratase, translated as MMSPLADLLLSPEDMAAVDRAAAASGIDSYGLMERAGQAVAASALRHFPEALRFIVLCGPGNNGGDGYIAARALRQTGVEVRLFHLGDPKTLKGDAARAFADCPDGGETFGRYSPQPGDIVIDAIFGAGLSRPVPDEVAAIIATITEARIPVIAVDLPSGLDGRSGQVLGAAFRAVHTVTFMTRKPGHLLVPGRDLCGELEVFDIGIPARIVRAHANGLIGENMPAQWQADLPAAATDTHKYKRGHLVVFSGGATATGAARMSAMAGLKAGAGLVTIASPEQALAVNAGLLTAIMLREIDDEAALRAWLTDQRLSTFVLGPGFGAGEKARQFALAMSDRHLVLDADGITSFRDEPQRLFDAFAEGPIRLVLTPHEGEFARLFPDIAADDALSKVDKARAAAARAHAAIIYKGADSVIAAPDGRALINANAPSWLATAGSGDVLAGIIGGLLAQGASAFEAAAAGVWLHGLAGQRAGKGLTAEDLVAHVTPF; from the coding sequence ATGATGTCACCACTCGCCGATCTGCTTCTTTCGCCCGAGGATATGGCTGCCGTCGACCGGGCGGCTGCCGCTTCTGGCATCGACTCCTACGGACTTATGGAACGGGCAGGCCAGGCGGTGGCTGCGAGCGCCCTTCGGCATTTCCCCGAGGCCTTGCGATTTATCGTTCTCTGTGGTCCCGGCAACAATGGTGGCGACGGCTACATCGCGGCGCGCGCCCTGCGGCAAACCGGCGTGGAGGTCCGGCTCTTCCACCTCGGCGATCCCAAAACATTGAAAGGCGATGCTGCCCGCGCCTTTGCGGACTGTCCTGATGGCGGAGAAACATTCGGGCGCTATTCGCCGCAGCCGGGAGATATCGTCATCGACGCCATTTTCGGCGCTGGCCTCTCCCGCCCCGTCCCCGATGAGGTGGCGGCGATCATCGCAACGATCACCGAGGCCCGTATTCCCGTCATCGCCGTCGACCTGCCCTCGGGCCTCGACGGTCGCAGCGGCCAGGTGCTGGGTGCTGCCTTTCGCGCTGTTCACACGGTCACCTTCATGACCCGCAAACCGGGTCATCTGCTGGTGCCGGGGCGCGATCTTTGCGGTGAGCTAGAGGTTTTCGACATCGGCATCCCCGCGCGCATTGTCCGCGCCCACGCGAACGGCCTGATTGGGGAAAACATGCCGGCGCAATGGCAGGCGGACCTGCCGGCGGCTGCCACGGACACTCACAAATACAAGCGCGGTCATCTGGTGGTCTTTTCCGGCGGAGCGACCGCCACCGGTGCTGCCCGCATGTCAGCCATGGCGGGGCTAAAGGCAGGGGCAGGGCTCGTCACCATCGCCTCGCCGGAACAGGCGCTCGCTGTCAATGCCGGGCTGCTGACGGCGATCATGCTGCGTGAAATCGACGACGAAGCCGCCTTGCGCGCCTGGCTCACTGATCAGCGCCTCTCGACCTTCGTCCTCGGCCCCGGCTTCGGTGCCGGCGAGAAGGCCCGGCAATTCGCGCTGGCTATGAGCGACCGTCATCTGGTCCTCGATGCCGATGGCATAACGTCGTTTCGCGATGAACCGCAACGCTTGTTCGATGCTTTCGCGGAGGGGCCGATACGCCTGGTCTTGACGCCGCATGAGGGCGAGTTCGCCCGCTTATTTCCCGATATTGCCGCCGATGACGCGTTGAGCAAGGTTGATAAAGCGAGGGCAGCGGCGGCGCGCGCCCATGCCGCCATCATCTATAAGGGTGCCGACAGCGTCATTGCCGCGCCCGATGGCCGGGCCTTGATCAACGCCAATGCGCCGTCATGGCTAGCCACCGCCGGCTCCGGCGACGTGCTCGCCGGCATTATCGGGGGGCTTCTGGCGCAGGGGGCATCTGCATTCGAAGCGGCGGCGGCCGGCGTCTGGCTGCATGGCCTCGCCGGCCAACGTGCTGGAAAAGGACTGACGGCTGAAGATCTCGTGGCCCATGTAACACCTTTCTGA
- the glnA gene encoding type I glutamate--ammonia ligase — MTTASEILKQIKDNDVKFVDLRFTDPKGKLQHVTMDVVCVDEDMFADGVMFDGSSIGGWKAINESDMVLMPDTETVHMDPFFAQSTMVILCDILDPVSGEAYNRDPRGTAKKAEAYLKASGIGDTAFFGPEAEFFVFDDVKYKADPYNTGFKLDSSELPSNDDTDYETGNLGHRPRVKGGYFPVPPVDSAQDMRSEMLTVLAEMGVVVEKHHHEVAAAQHELGIKFDTLVRNADKMQIYKYVVHQVANAYGKTATFMPKPIFGDNGSGMHVHQSIWKSGKPTFAGDEYAGLSESCLFYIGGIIKHAKAINAFTNPSTNSYKRLVPGYEAPVLLAYSARNRSASCRIPFGSNPKAKRVEVRFPDPTANPYLAFAAMLMAGLDGIKNKIHPGKAMDKDLYDLPPKELKKIPTVCGSLREALESLDKDRKFLTAGGVFDDDQIDAFIELKMQEVMRFEMTPHPVEYDMYYSA; from the coding sequence ATGACGACCGCAAGCGAAATTCTCAAACAAATCAAGGATAACGACGTTAAGTTCGTTGACCTGCGGTTCACGGATCCCAAGGGCAAGCTGCAGCATGTCACGATGGACGTCGTCTGCGTCGACGAAGACATGTTCGCCGACGGCGTCATGTTCGACGGCTCCTCGATTGGGGGTTGGAAGGCCATCAACGAATCCGACATGGTACTGATGCCTGATACCGAAACGGTTCACATGGATCCGTTCTTCGCGCAATCCACCATGGTCATCCTCTGCGACATTCTCGATCCGGTCTCGGGCGAAGCCTACAACCGCGATCCGCGCGGCACCGCCAAGAAGGCCGAAGCCTATCTCAAGGCCTCCGGCATCGGCGACACCGCTTTCTTCGGTCCGGAAGCCGAATTCTTCGTCTTCGACGACGTCAAGTACAAGGCCGATCCGTACAACACCGGCTTCAAGCTCGATTCCAGCGAATTGCCGTCCAACGACGACACCGACTATGAAACTGGCAACCTCGGCCACCGTCCGCGCGTCAAGGGCGGCTACTTCCCGGTTCCGCCGGTCGACAGCGCCCAGGACATGCGTTCGGAGATGCTGACGGTTCTCGCCGAAATGGGCGTCGTCGTCGAAAAGCATCACCACGAAGTCGCGGCCGCCCAGCATGAGCTCGGCATCAAGTTCGACACGCTGGTGCGCAACGCCGACAAGATGCAGATCTACAAGTATGTCGTTCATCAGGTGGCCAATGCCTACGGCAAGACGGCAACCTTCATGCCGAAGCCGATCTTCGGCGACAACGGCTCGGGCATGCACGTTCACCAGTCGATCTGGAAGAGCGGCAAGCCGACCTTTGCCGGCGACGAATATGCAGGCCTCTCCGAGAGCTGCCTCTTTTACATCGGCGGCATCATCAAGCACGCCAAGGCGATCAACGCTTTCACCAACCCGTCGACGAATTCCTACAAGCGTCTCGTCCCGGGCTATGAGGCTCCGGTTCTGCTCGCCTATTCGGCGCGCAACCGCTCGGCTTCCTGCCGCATCCCGTTCGGCTCCAACCCGAAGGCAAAGCGCGTCGAAGTTCGCTTCCCCGACCCGACCGCCAATCCTTATCTCGCCTTTGCCGCCATGCTGATGGCCGGCCTCGACGGCATCAAGAACAAGATCCATCCGGGCAAGGCCATGGATAAGGACCTGTACGATCTGCCGCCGAAGGAACTGAAGAAGATCCCGACGGTCTGCGGCTCGCTGCGCGAAGCGCTTGAAAGCCTGGACAAGGACCGCAAGTTCCTGACCGCTGGCGGCGTCTTCGATGACGATCAGATCGATGCCTTCATCGAACTGAAGATGCAGGAAGTCATGCGCTTTGAAATGACCCCGCATCCGGTCGAATACGACATGTACTACTCGGCATAA
- a CDS encoding DUF72 domain-containing protein, translating to MTTAGTIRTGIGGWTFEPWRGTFYPDTLKQKDELNFASRKLKVIEVNGTYYSTQKPEVFAKWAADVPDGFIFSLKATRFVTNRRVLSEAGESMQRFLDSGISELGDHLGPLLWQFAPTKKFDPDDFEAFLKLLPDKQDGLALKHVVEVRHDSFKVPEFIALLAKYNVAPVCAEHFEYPMIADVTADFVYARLQKGSDDIKTCYPPKELKAWAKRLETWAEGKIPDDLPLIDDTRKVKAEPRDVFAFMIHEGKINAPHGAIALQEEVAK from the coding sequence ATGACCACTGCAGGCACGATCCGAACCGGCATCGGCGGCTGGACCTTTGAGCCTTGGCGCGGGACATTTTATCCCGACACGCTCAAGCAGAAGGACGAACTCAATTTCGCCAGCCGCAAGCTGAAGGTGATCGAGGTCAATGGTACCTATTACAGCACGCAGAAGCCGGAGGTTTTTGCCAAATGGGCTGCCGATGTGCCTGATGGTTTCATCTTCTCGCTCAAGGCGACACGTTTCGTCACCAACCGCCGCGTGCTCTCAGAGGCCGGTGAATCGATGCAGCGCTTTCTCGACTCTGGCATCAGCGAACTGGGCGATCATCTCGGACCGCTTCTCTGGCAATTCGCTCCGACCAAGAAATTCGATCCCGATGATTTCGAGGCATTCCTGAAGTTGCTGCCGGACAAACAGGATGGCTTGGCGCTGAAGCACGTTGTCGAAGTCAGGCATGACTCGTTTAAGGTGCCGGAATTCATCGCTTTGCTCGCCAAATACAATGTGGCGCCGGTTTGCGCCGAGCATTTCGAATATCCGATGATTGCCGATGTGACCGCCGATTTCGTCTATGCCCGCCTGCAGAAGGGTTCCGACGATATCAAGACCTGCTATCCGCCGAAGGAATTGAAGGCCTGGGCGAAGCGATTGGAAACATGGGCCGAGGGCAAGATACCCGATGATCTGCCGTTGATCGATGACACCCGTAAGGTCAAGGCTGAGCCGCGTGACGTCTTTGCCTTCATGATCCATGAGGGCAAGATCAATGCGCCGCATGGCGCGATCGCGCTGCAGGAGGAAGTGGCGAAGTAA
- a CDS encoding P-II family nitrogen regulator has translation MKKIEAIIKPFKLDEVKEALQEVGLQGITVTEAKGFGRQKGHTELYRGAEYVVDFLPKVKVEVVLADENAEAVIDAIRKAAQTGRIGDGKIFVSNVEEVIRIRTGETGIDAI, from the coding sequence ATGAAAAAGATCGAAGCGATCATTAAGCCTTTCAAGCTGGACGAAGTGAAGGAAGCCCTTCAGGAAGTCGGTCTGCAGGGTATCACTGTCACGGAAGCGAAGGGCTTCGGTCGTCAGAAAGGCCACACGGAGCTTTACCGTGGCGCCGAATACGTCGTCGACTTCCTGCCTAAGGTGAAGGTCGAAGTCGTATTGGCGGACGAAAATGCGGAAGCGGTGATCGACGCCATCCGCAAGGCTGCGCAGACCGGCCGGATCGGCGACGGAAAGATTTTCGTCTCCAATGTGGAAGAGGTCATTCGAATCCGCACCGGAGAGACAGGTATAGACGCCATCTAA
- a CDS encoding extracellular solute-binding protein yields MQALRIAIFLFFSAFCSAAAAQPLYGIAMHGDPALPADYTHFPYVNPNVKKGGHINYGVVGTFDNLNPFILKSMRTTARGMWDPDYGNLIYESLMQRSRDEPFTLYGLLAQTVEWDDSRSYIQFNLNPNAKWSDGQPVTPEDVIFTFQLLHDKGRVPFSSWLDTVAKIEKVGDHSVLVHFNDKANRETPLIIASSLPILPKHAIDADNFDRTTLSIPIGSGPYRVKSIDPGQRIVFERNTDYWGKDIPSKVGVDNYDEISVNYFLQDTTLFEAFKKGDIDIYPDGSPGHWQQAYDFPAVTSGAVVKDVFKPKLPSGMFGFVFNTRRPIFADKKVRKGLTLAFDFEWVNRNLSSNAYTRTESYWQNSDLSSFGVPADAHELTMLGPIKDRIDRDVLDGTYKLPVSDGSGRDRAILRKAVDLLKQGGYTIKGEKMVDSAGRQLSFEIMTQSPDQERIAIAYRRSLALLGIAVTIRTVDDSQYQRRTISYDYDMIIKSYPSSLSPGTEQLGRWSSTAAKTEGSFNFAGVADPDVDTLMSHFLTAHSAEDFRDAVRSFDRILISGYYLVPLYHIDQQWVARRSRIAHPDVLPLYGYQLPVWWDASVQ; encoded by the coding sequence ATGCAAGCGCTCCGGATCGCTATTTTCCTGTTCTTCTCAGCATTCTGCAGTGCCGCGGCCGCTCAGCCGCTCTATGGCATTGCAATGCATGGAGATCCGGCGCTGCCGGCCGATTATACGCATTTTCCCTATGTCAATCCGAACGTAAAGAAGGGCGGCCACATCAACTATGGCGTCGTCGGCACCTTCGATAATCTCAATCCTTTCATCCTGAAAAGCATGCGCACGACGGCGCGCGGCATGTGGGATCCGGATTATGGCAACCTCATCTACGAATCGCTGATGCAGCGCTCGCGTGATGAGCCGTTCACGCTTTACGGGCTGCTCGCCCAGACGGTCGAATGGGACGACAGCCGCAGCTATATCCAGTTCAACCTCAATCCGAATGCGAAATGGTCGGACGGGCAGCCGGTGACGCCCGAAGATGTAATCTTCACCTTTCAACTGCTGCACGATAAGGGTCGCGTTCCGTTTTCGTCCTGGCTCGACACCGTTGCCAAGATCGAGAAAGTCGGCGATCACAGCGTTCTGGTCCACTTCAACGACAAGGCCAATCGCGAAACGCCGCTGATCATCGCTTCGTCGTTGCCGATCCTGCCAAAACATGCGATCGACGCGGATAATTTCGACCGGACCACGCTCAGCATACCGATTGGTTCCGGGCCCTATAGGGTCAAAAGCATCGATCCCGGCCAGCGCATCGTTTTTGAGCGCAATACCGATTATTGGGGCAAGGATATTCCGTCGAAGGTCGGCGTCGACAATTACGACGAGATATCGGTCAATTATTTCCTGCAGGACACCACGCTGTTCGAAGCCTTCAAAAAAGGCGATATCGACATTTATCCCGACGGCAGCCCCGGCCATTGGCAGCAGGCCTATGATTTCCCGGCCGTGACCTCCGGCGCCGTCGTCAAGGACGTCTTCAAGCCGAAGCTGCCAAGCGGCATGTTCGGTTTCGTCTTCAATACGCGGCGGCCGATCTTTGCCGATAAGAAGGTTCGGAAGGGACTGACGCTCGCCTTCGACTTCGAATGGGTGAACCGGAACCTCTCCTCGAATGCCTATACGCGCACCGAAAGCTATTGGCAGAACTCCGACCTCTCGTCTTTCGGCGTGCCTGCCGATGCGCATGAACTCACCATGCTCGGCCCGATCAAGGATCGCATCGATCGCGACGTGCTTGATGGCACATACAAGCTGCCCGTCAGCGACGGTTCCGGCCGTGACCGCGCTATCCTGCGCAAGGCCGTCGACCTGCTCAAACAAGGCGGTTACACGATCAAAGGCGAAAAAATGGTCGATAGCGCGGGACGTCAGCTCAGCTTCGAGATCATGACGCAGAGTCCGGACCAGGAGCGCATTGCGATCGCTTATCGCCGGTCGCTAGCGCTGCTCGGCATCGCAGTGACCATCCGCACGGTCGATGATTCGCAATATCAGCGCCGGACGATCAGCTACGACTATGACATGATCATCAAGTCTTATCCCTCGTCGCTATCGCCGGGAACCGAACAGCTCGGGCGCTGGAGTTCGACCGCCGCAAAAACCGAAGGCAGCTTCAATTTCGCAGGGGTCGCCGACCCGGATGTGGATACGCTGATGTCGCATTTCCTGACGGCACACTCGGCCGAGGATTTCCGCGACGCGGTGCGCTCTTTCGACCGCATCCTGATCTCGGGCTATTACCTCGTGCCGCTCTATCATATCGACCAGCAATGGGTGGCGCGGCGCAGCCGTATCGCACATCCCGATGTCCTGCCGCTCTATGGCTATCAGTTGCCCGTTTGGTGGGATGCATCGGTGCAATAA
- a CDS encoding single-stranded DNA-binding protein, which yields MAGSVNKVILVGNLGADPEIRRTQDGRPIANLNVATSETWRDRNSGERREKTEWHRVVIFNEGLCKVAEQYLKKGAKVYIEGALQTRKWQDQNGQDRYSTEIVLQGFNSTLTMLDGRGEGGGAVEGGRGGRGGGDFGGGYGGDYGGDDYGQPSSQSSGRGAGGGRGAASSGGSNFSRDLDDDIPF from the coding sequence ATGGCCGGTAGTGTGAACAAGGTAATTCTGGTTGGAAATCTCGGGGCGGACCCGGAAATCCGCCGCACGCAGGACGGCCGTCCGATCGCCAACCTCAACGTCGCGACGTCGGAAACCTGGCGCGATCGCAATTCCGGCGAGCGCCGGGAAAAGACGGAATGGCACCGCGTCGTGATCTTCAACGAAGGTCTCTGCAAGGTCGCCGAGCAGTATCTGAAGAAGGGCGCCAAGGTCTATATCGAGGGCGCACTTCAGACGCGTAAATGGCAGGATCAGAACGGCCAGGATCGTTATTCGACCGAAATCGTGCTGCAGGGCTTCAATTCGACGCTGACCATGCTGGATGGTCGTGGCGAAGGCGGTGGCGCTGTCGAAGGCGGTCGCGGTGGACGCGGAGGCGGTGACTTTGGCGGTGGTTACGGTGGCGATTATGGCGGTGACGACTATGGCCAGCCTTCGTCGCAATCCTCCGGCCGTGGTGCCGGCGGTGGCCGTGGTGCCGCAAGCAGCGGCGGCAGCAATTTCTCGCGGGATCTGGACGACGATATTCCGTTTTGA
- the hspQ gene encoding heat shock protein HspQ, with the protein MKERYAKFNIGDVVRHRMFPFRGVIFDVDPEFANTEEWWNSIPAEVRPSKDQPFYHLLAENDETEYVAYVSEQNLISDESGVPLRNPQIAQIFDKAPTGQFKPKMSFAH; encoded by the coding sequence ATGAAAGAACGCTACGCAAAATTCAATATAGGCGACGTGGTTCGACACCGGATGTTTCCCTTCCGCGGTGTCATCTTCGACGTCGATCCGGAATTCGCCAACACTGAAGAGTGGTGGAATTCCATCCCGGCAGAAGTGCGGCCCAGCAAGGACCAGCCCTTCTACCACCTTCTCGCCGAAAACGACGAGACTGAATATGTCGCATACGTATCCGAGCAGAACCTGATCAGCGACGAGAGCGGTGTCCCGCTCCGTAACCCGCAGATTGCTCAGATTTTCGATAAAGCGCCTACAGGCCAGTTCAAGCCCAAGATGAGCTTCGCCCACTGA
- a CDS encoding invasion associated locus B family protein, with protein MTFKTDNKMRAGLSALALMIGAALPAAAFAQDASDAAPADGGGNAAQPRLGWYKTCTKQDDADICIVQNLIMANNGQLVTAVGLISVDGKVNRKILQISVPTARLIAPGITMQVDGGKGQKIDYAVCLPDKCTAEVPLTDAMITALKKGTDVTFTSINFRRAPNPIKISLEGFGAAYDGAAISDSKLAESQKSLQDSMQKKAEEARKKLEDAQKAAKQQ; from the coding sequence ATGACGTTCAAGACTGACAACAAAATGCGGGCAGGTCTTTCTGCTCTGGCTCTCATGATCGGTGCAGCGCTTCCGGCTGCTGCTTTCGCTCAGGATGCCTCGGATGCAGCTCCTGCTGATGGTGGTGGCAACGCCGCTCAGCCGCGCCTCGGCTGGTACAAGACCTGCACCAAGCAGGATGACGCCGACATCTGCATCGTTCAGAACCTGATCATGGCCAACAACGGCCAGTTGGTGACCGCAGTCGGCCTCATCTCGGTCGACGGCAAGGTCAACCGCAAGATCCTGCAGATTTCCGTTCCGACCGCGCGCCTGATCGCTCCGGGCATCACCATGCAGGTCGACGGCGGCAAGGGCCAGAAGATCGATTACGCTGTCTGCCTGCCAGACAAGTGCACGGCCGAAGTGCCGCTCACCGATGCCATGATCACGGCCTTGAAGAAGGGCACCGACGTGACCTTCACCTCGATCAACTTCCGTCGCGCTCCGAACCCGATCAAGATCTCGCTCGAAGGCTTCGGCGCTGCCTATGATGGCGCGGCGATCTCCGACTCGAAGCTGGCCGAAAGCCAGAAGAGCCTGCAGGACAGCATGCAGAAGAAGGCGGAAGAAGCTCGCAAGAAGCTGGAAGACGCCCAGAAGGCTGCAAAGCAGCAGTAA